One segment of Streptomyces sp. NBC_00576 DNA contains the following:
- a CDS encoding ATP-dependent DNA helicase, protein MTKPSLPELLHAAVTAVGGTERPGQVTMAEAVAEAIDDGSHLLVQAGTGTGKSLGYLVPALAHGERVVVATATLALQRQLVERDLPRTVDALHPVLRRRPEFAMLKGRSNYLCLHRLHEGVPQDEDEGLFDQFEAAAPTSKLGQDLLRLREWSDETETGDRDGLTPGVSDRAWAQVSVSSRECLGASKCAYGAECFAEMARERAKLAEVIVTNHALLAIDAIEGAPVLPQHEVLIVDEAHELVSRVTGVATGELTPGQVNRAVRRAAKLVNEKAADQLQTAAEGFERVMELALPGRLEEVPEDLGYALMALRDAARTVISGIGATRDKSVQDEDAVRKQALASVESVHDVAERIANGSEWDVVWYERHDRFGASLRVAPMSVSGLLREKLFTDRSVVLTSATLKLGGDFNGVGASLGLAPEGTAGEDLPHWKGVDVGSPFDYPKQGILYVAKHLARPARDGDRGDMLDELTELIQAAGGRTLGLFSSMRAAQLAAEELRSRVPEFPILLQGEETLGELIKNFAADPKTCLFGTLSLWQGVDVPGASCQLVVMDKIPFPRPDDPLMSARQKAVEDAGGNGFMAVAATHAALLMAQGAGRLVRATGDRGVVAVLDQRLATARYGSYLKSSLPDFWYTTDPNVVRRSLAAIDVAAKQTEDAPAAEEAESVEEA, encoded by the coding sequence ATGACGAAGCCCTCACTCCCCGAACTCCTGCATGCTGCCGTCACCGCTGTCGGCGGTACGGAGCGCCCCGGCCAGGTGACCATGGCCGAAGCTGTCGCCGAGGCGATCGACGACGGTTCCCATCTGCTGGTACAGGCAGGCACCGGCACCGGAAAGTCGCTCGGCTACCTCGTACCCGCGCTCGCGCACGGGGAGCGGGTCGTCGTCGCGACCGCGACCCTCGCGCTGCAGCGCCAACTCGTGGAGCGCGACCTGCCCCGCACGGTCGACGCACTGCATCCCGTGCTGCGCCGCCGCCCCGAGTTCGCGATGCTCAAGGGGAGATCGAACTACCTGTGCCTGCACCGACTCCATGAGGGCGTGCCGCAGGACGAGGACGAGGGTCTCTTCGACCAGTTCGAGGCGGCCGCGCCCACCAGCAAGCTCGGCCAGGACCTGCTGCGCCTGCGCGAATGGTCGGACGAGACCGAGACCGGCGACCGTGACGGCCTCACCCCCGGTGTCTCCGACCGGGCCTGGGCACAGGTCTCCGTCTCCTCCCGCGAGTGCCTGGGCGCTTCGAAGTGCGCGTACGGAGCCGAGTGCTTCGCCGAGATGGCCCGCGAGCGCGCCAAACTCGCCGAGGTGATCGTCACGAACCACGCGCTGCTCGCGATCGACGCCATCGAGGGCGCGCCCGTCCTCCCACAGCACGAGGTGCTGATCGTCGACGAGGCGCACGAACTGGTCTCGCGGGTCACCGGAGTGGCCACAGGCGAGCTCACTCCCGGGCAGGTCAACCGTGCCGTGCGCCGCGCGGCGAAGCTGGTGAACGAGAAGGCCGCCGACCAGCTCCAGACCGCGGCCGAGGGCTTCGAGCGGGTGATGGAGCTGGCCCTGCCGGGCCGCCTGGAGGAGGTCCCGGAAGACCTCGGGTACGCCCTGATGGCGCTGAGGGACGCCGCCCGCACGGTGATCTCCGGGATCGGAGCGACCCGCGACAAGTCGGTCCAGGACGAGGACGCGGTCCGCAAACAGGCGCTGGCCTCGGTGGAGTCCGTGCACGACGTCGCGGAGCGGATCGCGAACGGCTCCGAGTGGGACGTCGTCTGGTACGAGCGGCACGACCGCTTCGGAGCCTCCCTGCGGGTCGCCCCCATGTCGGTGTCGGGCCTCCTCAGGGAGAAACTCTTCACGGACCGCTCCGTGGTCCTGACCTCGGCGACGCTCAAGCTGGGCGGCGACTTCAACGGCGTGGGGGCCTCCCTGGGCCTCGCCCCGGAGGGCACCGCGGGCGAAGACCTCCCGCACTGGAAGGGCGTCGACGTCGGCTCGCCCTTCGACTATCCGAAGCAGGGCATCCTGTACGTCGCCAAGCACCTGGCGCGCCCCGCGCGCGACGGCGACCGCGGCGACATGCTCGACGAGCTCACGGAGCTGATCCAGGCGGCGGGCGGGCGCACCCTCGGCCTGTTCTCCTCGATGCGGGCCGCCCAGCTCGCCGCGGAGGAACTACGGTCCCGCGTCCCCGAGTTCCCGATCCTCCTGCAGGGCGAGGAGACGCTCGGTGAGCTGATCAAGAACTTCGCGGCCGACCCGAAGACCTGCCTGTTCGGCACGCTGTCGCTCTGGCAGGGCGTCGACGTCCCGGGCGCCAGCTGCCAGCTGGTCGTGATGGACAAGATCCCGTTCCCACGCCCGGACGACCCCCTGATGAGCGCCCGCCAGAAAGCCGTCGAGGACGCCGGGGGTAACGGCTTCATGGCCGTCGCCGCCACCCACGCGGCGCTGCTCATGGCCCAGGGCGCCGGCCGCCTCGTACGGGCGACGGGGGACCGTGGTGTGGTCGCCGTACTGGACCAGCGGCTGGCCACGGCCCGGTACGGGAGCTATCTGAAGTCGTCCCTGCCGGACTTCTGGTACACCACGGACCCCAACGTGGTCAGGCGATCGCTGGCCGCGATCGACGTGGCGGCGAAGCAGACGGAGGACGCGCCGGCGGCCGAGGAGGCCGAGTCGGTGGAGGAAGCGTAG
- a CDS encoding GNAT family N-acetyltransferase, whose product MPSADASTDARTDSRTAPTAPRYADFHTGGDSEDTLELRLPDEFVALFADDSGAADTVAPGTDDDLPDRIGDWGPSLTPAGSFHLVPVQIERDLPLIGRWINDPTVATFWELAGTERVTEAHLRSQLDGDGHSVPCLGVLEGTPMSYWEVYRADLDPLARHYPARPHDTGVHLLLGGVADRGRGLGSVLLRAVADLVLDNRPSCARVVAEPDLRNTPSVSAFLSAGFRFSTEVDLPAKRAALMVRDRGLRDVL is encoded by the coding sequence GTGCCTTCTGCCGACGCGAGCACCGACGCCCGTACCGACTCCCGAACCGCCCCGACCGCCCCGAGGTACGCCGATTTCCACACCGGCGGCGACAGCGAGGACACGCTGGAGCTGCGCCTGCCAGACGAGTTCGTCGCGCTGTTCGCCGACGACAGCGGGGCGGCGGACACCGTCGCCCCGGGAACCGATGACGATCTTCCCGACCGCATCGGGGACTGGGGGCCGAGCCTCACGCCCGCGGGCTCGTTCCACCTCGTCCCCGTACAGATCGAGCGCGATCTCCCGTTGATCGGCCGCTGGATAAACGACCCCACCGTCGCCACCTTCTGGGAGCTCGCCGGCACCGAGCGCGTGACCGAGGCCCATCTGCGGTCCCAGCTCGACGGTGACGGACACAGCGTCCCCTGTCTCGGCGTGCTGGAGGGCACCCCGATGAGCTACTGGGAGGTCTACCGCGCCGACCTCGACCCACTGGCCCGGCACTATCCCGCCCGTCCCCACGACACCGGAGTGCATCTCCTGCTCGGCGGTGTCGCCGATCGTGGGCGCGGACTGGGCAGCGTCCTGCTCAGAGCCGTCGCCGATCTCGTACTCGACAACCGCCCTTCCTGTGCGCGCGTCGTCGCGGAACCCGACCTGCGCAACACGCCCTCCGTGTCAGCCTTCCTGAGCGCAGGCTTCCGGTTCTCCACAGAGGTCGACCTGCCCGCCAAGCGGGCCGCCCTCATGGTCCGGGACCGGGGCCTGCGCGATGTGCTGTAG
- a CDS encoding IucA/IucC family protein: MNSTPVPEGRSHPTSARGSGHGRETVPRQKGAAAGAAWSRGATADLLEHLDPHTAAQAAATENLLRCWVRENNLAAPDGGTLRIPLPTSGTALLAPVHYWSPTGWHRFGLPHLADAPAGAPAADAVTVATLLAREAYDGPKPAESDTGPVTAAPTADVNGMSAAIDAPAPPTPVPSLLPPDAVDLVARVADSVRRTATFITDRRAQPADGPDLFLAAEQALLLGHPLHPTPKSREGLAEAEARLYSPELRGSFPLHWLAVAPSVLATDSAWTERGRPIRAEQLTAQLIGAALPLPLPDGYAALPLHPWQVRETRHRPQIAALFEAGLLRDLCTHGSPWHPTSSVRTVHRSGAPAMLKLSLGLRITNSRRENLRKELHRGVEVHRLLRGGLAKQWQSTHPAFDIVRDPAWLAVDDPDGSPVPGLDVVIRHNPFHPADDVSCIAGLVSPRPRTHLDDTSDHQAEGPVLRSRLAEVVTRLAGRTGRPRGAVAAEWFLRYLEQVVRPVLWLDSEAGIALEAHQQNTLLLLDGEGWPRGGRYRDNQGYYFRESRRAELDARLPGIGEQSDTFVSDEVTDERFAYYLGINNVLGLIGAFGSQHLADEQLLLAAFRRFLGDIASGPARLRTSLPGSLLDSPVLRCKANLLTRLHGLDELVGPVDTQSVYVTIANPLHS, encoded by the coding sequence TTGAACAGCACCCCCGTACCCGAAGGCCGTTCCCACCCCACCTCCGCGCGAGGGTCCGGGCACGGGAGGGAAACCGTGCCCCGGCAGAAGGGAGCAGCCGCAGGAGCCGCGTGGTCGCGCGGTGCCACGGCCGACCTCCTGGAACACCTCGACCCCCACACCGCGGCCCAGGCCGCCGCCACCGAGAACCTGTTGCGCTGCTGGGTACGGGAGAACAACCTCGCCGCCCCCGACGGCGGCACCCTCCGCATCCCCCTCCCCACCAGCGGCACCGCCCTGCTGGCCCCGGTCCACTACTGGTCCCCGACCGGCTGGCACCGTTTCGGCCTCCCCCACCTGGCCGACGCCCCCGCAGGCGCACCAGCCGCCGACGCGGTCACCGTCGCGACCCTGCTCGCGAGGGAGGCGTACGACGGCCCGAAGCCGGCCGAAAGCGATACCGGCCCGGTCACCGCGGCGCCCACGGCCGACGTGAACGGCATGTCAGCAGCGATCGATGCGCCGGCACCGCCGACTCCCGTCCCCTCCCTCCTGCCCCCCGACGCCGTCGATCTGGTCGCACGGGTCGCCGACTCCGTTCGCCGGACCGCCACCTTCATCACCGACCGCCGTGCACAGCCGGCCGACGGCCCCGACCTCTTTCTCGCCGCCGAGCAGGCGCTGCTGCTCGGCCACCCGCTGCATCCGACCCCCAAGAGCCGCGAAGGGCTTGCCGAGGCCGAAGCACGGCTCTACTCACCGGAGTTGCGCGGCTCCTTCCCGCTGCACTGGCTGGCGGTGGCACCCTCCGTACTCGCCACGGACTCCGCCTGGACCGAGCGCGGCCGCCCCATCCGCGCCGAACAGCTCACCGCTCAGCTGATCGGCGCCGCACTGCCGCTGCCGCTGCCCGACGGCTACGCGGCCCTCCCACTGCACCCCTGGCAGGTCCGCGAGACCCGGCACCGCCCACAGATCGCGGCCCTGTTCGAGGCCGGTCTGCTCCGCGACCTCTGCACCCATGGCTCCCCCTGGCACCCCACCTCCTCCGTACGCACCGTCCACCGCTCGGGCGCCCCCGCGATGCTGAAGCTCTCGCTGGGGCTGCGCATCACCAACTCCCGGCGCGAGAACCTCCGCAAGGAACTCCACCGGGGCGTCGAGGTGCACCGGCTGCTGCGCGGCGGACTGGCCAAGCAGTGGCAGTCCACGCACCCGGCCTTCGACATCGTCCGCGACCCGGCCTGGCTCGCCGTCGACGACCCGGACGGCAGCCCTGTCCCCGGCCTCGACGTGGTGATCCGGCACAACCCGTTCCACCCGGCGGACGACGTGTCCTGCATCGCGGGACTCGTCTCGCCCCGGCCTCGCACCCACTTGGACGACACATCCGACCACCAAGCCGAGGGCCCGGTCCTGCGGTCCCGACTGGCCGAGGTCGTCACACGTCTCGCCGGACGAACCGGCCGCCCGCGCGGAGCCGTCGCCGCCGAGTGGTTCCTGCGCTACCTGGAACAGGTCGTACGGCCCGTGCTCTGGCTGGACAGCGAGGCAGGCATCGCCCTGGAGGCCCACCAGCAGAACACCCTGCTCCTACTGGACGGCGAAGGCTGGCCCCGGGGAGGCCGTTACCGCGACAACCAGGGGTACTACTTCCGCGAGTCCCGGCGCGCCGAACTCGACGCCCGGCTGCCCGGCATCGGTGAACAGAGCGACACGTTCGTCTCCGACGAGGTCACCGACGAACGCTTCGCCTACTACCTCGGCATCAACAACGTACTGGGCCTCATCGGCGCGTTCGGCTCGCAGCACCTCGCCGACGAACAGCTGCTGCTCGCCGCCTTCCGGCGCTTCCTCGGGGACATCGCCTCGGGTCCCGCCCGACTTCGTACGTCCCTGCCCGGCTCTCTGCTGGACTCACCCGTCCTGCGCTGCAAGGCCAACCTGCTCACCCGGCTGCACGGTCTCGACGAGCTCGTCGGCCCTGTCGACACCCAGTCCGTCTACGTCACCATCGCCAACCCCCTTCATTCCTGA
- a CDS encoding diaminobutyrate--2-oxoglutarate transaminase family protein produces METGEHAGARESRAASAERDAEVEVCAGARGAHEGILRRQSARESSARTYARALPIVPVRARGLTIEGADGRRYLDCLSGAGTLALGHNHPVVLEAIRRVLDSGAPLHVLDLATPVKDAFITELFRTLPPGLADHARVQFCGPAGTDAVEAAFKLVRAATGRTGMLAFTGAYHGMTAGSLGASGHATDVRVARLPFPQDYRCPFGMGGVRGAELAARWTESVLDDTKSGVPLPAGMILEPVQGEGGVIPAPDTWMRRMRRITEARSIPLIADEIQTGVGRTGTFWAVEHSGVTPDVMVLSKAIGGSLPLAVVVYRDDLDVWEPGAHAGTFRGNQLAMAAGTATLTYVREHGLADRAANLGAHMLSQLRRLAAEFPIIGDVRGRGLMIGVELVEPDTERGADAVSDSADGYREPDPDVFPGPADGGPRPAAPELAAAVQRECLRRGLIVELGGRQASVVRLLPPLTISDEQATAVLDRLADAVAAVARGHTDSGRPHATHSERAG; encoded by the coding sequence ATGGAGACGGGGGAGCACGCGGGAGCGCGGGAATCCCGGGCGGCGTCGGCGGAAAGGGACGCGGAGGTCGAGGTGTGCGCGGGCGCGCGCGGGGCGCACGAGGGGATTCTGCGGCGTCAGTCGGCGCGTGAATCGTCGGCACGCACCTACGCGCGCGCCCTGCCGATCGTCCCCGTTCGGGCACGCGGGCTGACGATCGAGGGTGCCGACGGCCGCCGCTACCTCGACTGCCTCTCGGGCGCGGGCACACTGGCCCTCGGACACAACCACCCCGTCGTGCTGGAGGCGATCCGCAGGGTCCTCGACTCGGGGGCGCCGCTGCACGTCCTCGACCTGGCGACCCCCGTCAAGGACGCCTTCATCACCGAACTGTTCCGCACCCTGCCGCCCGGCCTCGCCGACCACGCGCGCGTGCAGTTCTGCGGACCGGCCGGGACGGACGCGGTGGAGGCCGCGTTCAAGCTCGTGCGCGCCGCGACCGGCCGCACCGGCATGCTCGCCTTCACGGGTGCCTATCACGGCATGACCGCAGGGTCGCTCGGTGCCTCCGGCCACGCGACCGACGTACGCGTCGCCCGGCTGCCTTTCCCCCAGGACTACCGCTGCCCCTTCGGGATGGGTGGCGTGCGGGGTGCCGAACTGGCCGCCCGCTGGACCGAGTCCGTCCTCGACGACACCAAGTCGGGCGTGCCCTTGCCCGCCGGGATGATTCTCGAACCCGTCCAGGGCGAAGGCGGGGTGATTCCCGCGCCGGACACCTGGATGCGGCGCATGCGACGGATCACCGAGGCCCGCTCGATCCCGCTGATCGCCGACGAGATCCAGACGGGAGTCGGCCGCACCGGGACATTCTGGGCGGTGGAGCACAGCGGGGTCACCCCCGATGTGATGGTGCTGTCCAAGGCCATCGGAGGCAGCCTGCCGCTGGCCGTCGTGGTCTACCGCGACGACCTCGACGTCTGGGAACCCGGCGCCCACGCGGGAACGTTCCGCGGCAACCAGCTCGCCATGGCCGCAGGCACGGCCACACTGACGTACGTCCGCGAGCACGGCCTCGCCGACCGCGCGGCCAACCTCGGCGCCCACATGCTCTCCCAACTCCGGCGGCTGGCAGCGGAGTTCCCGATCATCGGCGATGTGCGCGGCCGGGGACTGATGATCGGGGTCGAACTGGTCGAACCGGACACGGAACGGGGAGCAGACGCCGTTTCGGACTCCGCCGACGGCTACCGGGAACCCGATCCGGACGTCTTCCCCGGGCCCGCCGACGGTGGGCCGCGTCCCGCCGCGCCCGAACTGGCCGCCGCCGTACAGCGGGAGTGCCTGCGACGGGGTCTGATCGTCGAGCTCGGTGGACGCCAGGCGAGCGTCGTCCGCCTGCTGCCCCCACTGACCATCAGCGACGAACAGGCCACCGCGGTACTCGACCGGCTGGCCGACGCGGTGGCGGCCGTGGCGCGCGGCCACACCGACTCCGGCCGCCCGCACGCCACGCACTCCGAGCGAGCCGGGTAG
- a CDS encoding trypsin-like serine peptidase: protein MRPIRPPFIARRGRGTRRGTPPVQAAVGLAVALALTATACGASDSGDSDASGQSSASATDDGAGKITIPDGLKDKLKEHGIDLDKWKNGAWKNWNKDDWLREAEDYVNPIIEGLWDTDRMRDADDPEKSVDANDLSGDQGVTDPTPRAVEAKAVPPAYHANVPEAGKVFFDAPEGTMVCSATVVADPAHPGKSNLVWTAGHCVHAGKKGGWYRNLAFVPSYNNSGRSSAEVENTPRAEIAPYGVWWGDWAQTSDQWIEQGGSTGGDGAPYDFAVIHVTPEKGGSGKSLEETVGSALPVDFAAPAVSQVGSITATGYPAAAPFDGETMYECQDEPGRLSIVRSDPTMYRIGCTMTGGSSGGGWVATGSDGNPTLVSNTSIGPVSSGWLAGPRLGKVAKGVYDEVSGKYAGQ, encoded by the coding sequence ATGCGACCGATACGCCCACCCTTCATCGCCCGCAGAGGGAGGGGCACGCGCCGCGGAACCCCCCCCGTGCAGGCCGCCGTCGGCCTGGCCGTGGCCCTCGCACTCACCGCGACCGCCTGCGGCGCCTCCGACTCCGGGGATTCCGACGCGAGCGGACAGTCCTCCGCCTCCGCGACCGACGACGGGGCCGGAAAGATCACGATCCCGGACGGGCTCAAGGACAAGCTCAAAGAGCACGGGATCGACCTCGACAAATGGAAGAACGGCGCCTGGAAGAACTGGAACAAGGACGACTGGCTGCGCGAGGCCGAGGACTACGTCAACCCGATCATCGAGGGCCTCTGGGACACGGACCGCATGCGGGACGCCGACGATCCGGAGAAGAGCGTCGACGCGAACGACCTCTCGGGCGACCAGGGCGTCACCGACCCGACACCGCGGGCTGTGGAAGCGAAGGCCGTGCCGCCCGCCTACCACGCCAACGTGCCCGAGGCGGGCAAGGTGTTCTTCGACGCCCCCGAGGGCACGATGGTCTGCTCGGCGACCGTGGTGGCGGACCCCGCTCACCCGGGGAAGTCGAACCTCGTCTGGACGGCGGGCCACTGTGTGCACGCCGGCAAGAAGGGCGGCTGGTACCGCAACCTCGCCTTTGTGCCCTCGTACAACAACTCGGGCAGGTCGAGCGCCGAGGTGGAGAACACCCCCCGCGCGGAGATCGCTCCCTACGGCGTCTGGTGGGGTGACTGGGCTCAGACCTCGGACCAGTGGATCGAGCAGGGCGGTTCGACGGGCGGCGACGGAGCTCCGTACGACTTCGCGGTCATCCATGTGACGCCGGAGAAGGGCGGCAGCGGCAAGTCGCTGGAGGAGACGGTCGGTTCGGCCCTTCCGGTGGACTTCGCCGCGCCTGCCGTCTCGCAGGTCGGGAGCATCACGGCGACCGGCTATCCGGCGGCGGCGCCGTTCGACGGCGAGACGATGTACGAGTGCCAGGACGAGCCGGGCCGGCTGTCGATCGTCAGGTCGGACCCGACGATGTACCGGATCGGATGCACCATGACCGGCGGTTCCTCCGGCGGCGGGTGGGTCGCCACGGGCTCGGACGGCAACCCGACCCTGGTCTCCAACACCTCGATCGGCCCGGTGAGTTCGGGCTGGCTGGCGGGCCCGCGCCTGGGCAAGGTGGCCAAGGGTGTGTACGACGAGGTGAGCGGGAAGTACGCGGGGCAGTGA
- the hflX gene encoding GTPase HflX, which produces MTSSSSPSQDTERLAHTYPEGLRADALMEEDVAWSHDIDGDRDGEQFDRSERAALRRVAGLSTELEDVTEVEYRQLRLERVVLVGVWTTGTIRDADNSLAELAALAETAGALVLDGVVQRRDKPDAATYIGSGKANELRDIVLETGADTVICDGELSPGQLIHLEDVVKVKVIDRTALILDIFAQHAKSREGKAQVALAQMQYMLPRLRGWGQSLSRQMGGGKGGGLATRGPGETKIETDRRRIREKMAKMRREIAEMKTGREIKRQERRRNKVPSVAIAGYTNAGKSSLLNRLTGAGVLVENSLFATLDPTVRRAETPSGRLHTLTDTVGFVRHLPHHLVEAFRSTMEEVGDADLILHVVDGSHPDPEEQLAAVREVIRDVGATGVPEIVVINKADAADPLTLQRLMRMETRSIAVSARTGQGIDELLALIDNELPRPSVEIEALVPYTRGKLVARAHTEGEVISEEHTAEGTLLKARVHEELAAELAPYVPTAAAL; this is translated from the coding sequence ATGACCTCCTCTTCTTCCCCTTCCCAGGACACTGAGCGCCTCGCGCACACCTACCCCGAAGGTCTTCGGGCCGATGCCCTGATGGAAGAGGACGTCGCCTGGAGCCACGACATCGACGGAGACCGGGACGGCGAACAGTTCGACCGCTCCGAGCGCGCGGCCCTGCGCCGCGTGGCAGGCCTCTCCACCGAGCTCGAGGACGTCACCGAGGTCGAGTACCGCCAGCTCCGCCTGGAGCGGGTCGTGCTTGTCGGCGTGTGGACCACGGGGACCATCCGGGACGCGGACAACTCGCTCGCCGAGCTCGCCGCCCTGGCGGAAACCGCGGGCGCGCTCGTGCTCGACGGCGTCGTCCAGCGTCGCGACAAGCCCGACGCAGCCACCTACATCGGCTCCGGCAAGGCCAACGAGCTGCGGGACATCGTCCTCGAAACGGGCGCGGACACCGTCATCTGCGACGGTGAGCTGAGCCCGGGCCAGCTGATCCACCTCGAAGACGTCGTCAAGGTCAAGGTCATCGACCGTACGGCCCTGATCCTGGACATCTTCGCCCAGCACGCCAAGTCCCGTGAGGGCAAGGCCCAGGTCGCGCTCGCGCAGATGCAGTACATGCTGCCGAGGCTCCGCGGCTGGGGTCAGTCGCTGTCCCGTCAGATGGGCGGCGGCAAGGGCGGCGGCCTCGCCACCCGTGGTCCCGGTGAGACCAAGATCGAGACGGACCGGCGCCGGATCCGCGAGAAGATGGCGAAGATGCGCCGGGAGATCGCGGAGATGAAGACCGGCCGCGAGATCAAGCGCCAGGAGCGCCGCCGCAACAAGGTGCCGTCCGTAGCCATCGCGGGTTACACCAACGCCGGCAAGTCCTCGCTGCTCAACCGCCTCACCGGCGCGGGCGTGCTGGTCGAGAACTCCCTGTTCGCGACCCTCGACCCGACCGTGCGCCGGGCCGAGACCCCGAGCGGTCGGCTGCACACGCTGACCGACACGGTCGGTTTTGTGCGGCACCTGCCGCACCACCTGGTCGAGGCGTTCCGCTCCACCATGGAGGAGGTCGGCGACGCCGACCTGATCCTGCACGTGGTGGACGGTTCGCATCCGGACCCGGAGGAGCAGCTGGCGGCCGTGCGCGAGGTCATCAGGGACGTCGGCGCCACCGGCGTACCCGAGATCGTCGTGATCAACAAGGCGGACGCGGCGGACCCGCTGACACTCCAGCGGCTGATGCGGATGGAGACGCGTTCGATCGCGGTCTCCGCACGCACCGGTCAGGGCATCGACGAACTGCTCGCGCTGATCGACAACGAGCTGCCCCGGCCCTCGGTCGAGATCGAGGCGCTCGTGCCGTACACCCGCGGCAAGCTGGTCGCCCGTGCCCACACCGAGGGCGAGGTGATCTCCGAGGAGCACACCGCGGAGGGCACGCTGCTCAAGGCGCGGGTGCACGAGGAACTGGCGGCGGAACTGGCGCCGTACGTTCCGACGGCAGCGGCGCTCTAG
- a CDS encoding M1 family metallopeptidase has product MLLNPRTRFTSALLASAVSVCLVAASAPVAPLGVGDRLFPHLGNPGYDVASYDLAFSYSGSNSKPLSTVTTVDAWTTTALEQINLDFSHGSVGSVEVDGEPASFTSAGEDLVVTPRTPLPAGSWTRITVRHTSDPVSAAGRDGGWVRTHDGLAMANQADVAHLVFPCNDHPSDKAMFTIRVTAPNGYTAVANGLPAGVDRVGGATTWTYRTQHPMATELAQVSIGRSTVLHRTGPHGLPLRDVVPTKDRALLEPWLKKTPAQIEWMESKVGRYPFETYGLLMAEASTGFELETQTLSLFERGLFTEPAYPEWYVDSIMVHELAHQWFGDSVSPRVWSDLWLNEGHATWYEALYAEEKAGRKLVDRMKAAYGSSDRWRAAGGPPAAPKPPKPGQKIGIFRPNVYDGAALALYALRQEIGRPAFERVEEAWVGLHKDGVAGTADFERLASGIAGRDLGAFFQAWLYAEKTPPMPGHPDWKSVAPTT; this is encoded by the coding sequence ATGCTGCTCAACCCCCGCACCCGGTTCACGTCGGCGCTGCTCGCCTCCGCCGTCTCCGTCTGCCTCGTCGCCGCGAGTGCCCCAGTGGCCCCCCTGGGCGTCGGCGACCGCCTATTCCCGCACCTGGGCAACCCCGGGTACGACGTGGCGTCGTACGACCTGGCCTTCAGCTACTCCGGCTCCAACAGCAAGCCGCTGTCCACCGTCACGACCGTCGACGCCTGGACCACCACCGCACTCGAACAGATCAACCTCGACTTCTCCCACGGCAGTGTCGGGTCGGTCGAGGTCGACGGTGAGCCGGCGTCGTTCACCAGTGCGGGCGAGGACCTGGTGGTGACGCCCCGAACACCGCTGCCCGCCGGGAGCTGGACGCGGATCACCGTGCGGCACACCAGCGACCCCGTGTCCGCGGCGGGCCGGGACGGGGGCTGGGTGCGGACCCACGACGGGCTCGCGATGGCCAACCAGGCCGATGTCGCGCATCTGGTGTTCCCGTGCAACGACCACCCCTCCGACAAGGCGATGTTCACCATCAGGGTCACCGCTCCGAACGGATACACGGCGGTGGCCAACGGGCTGCCGGCAGGCGTCGACCGGGTCGGCGGGGCCACGACCTGGACATACCGCACCCAGCACCCCATGGCCACCGAGCTGGCGCAGGTGTCCATCGGCCGCTCCACCGTGCTGCACCGCACCGGACCGCACGGGCTGCCCCTGCGCGATGTCGTGCCCACCAAGGACCGTGCGCTGCTGGAGCCGTGGCTGAAGAAGACGCCCGCGCAGATCGAGTGGATGGAGAGCAAGGTCGGCCGCTACCCGTTCGAAACGTACGGGCTGCTCATGGCCGAGGCGTCGACCGGCTTCGAACTGGAGACACAGACACTCTCTCTCTTCGAGAGAGGACTGTTCACCGAGCCCGCGTACCCCGAGTGGTACGTCGACTCGATCATGGTGCACGAGCTGGCCCACCAGTGGTTCGGCGACAGTGTCAGCCCGCGCGTCTGGTCCGACCTGTGGCTCAACGAAGGACATGCCACCTGGTACGAGGCCCTGTACGCGGAGGAGAAGGCAGGCCGGAAGCTGGTGGACCGGATGAAGGCGGCGTACGGGTCCTCCGACCGCTGGCGGGCCGCCGGCGGACCACCGGCCGCCCCCAAGCCGCCCAAGCCAGGCCAGAAGATCGGCATCTTCCGCCCCAACGTCTACGACGGGGCCGCCCTCGCGCTCTACGCCCTGCGCCAGGAGATCGGCCGCCCGGCGTTCGAGCGGGTGGAGGAGGCGTGGGTCGGCCTCCACAAGGACGGTGTCGCGGGCACCGCCGACTTCGAGCGCCTCGCCTCCGGCATCGCCGGGCGGGACCTGGGCGCGTTCTTCCAGGCGTGGCTGTACGCGGAGAAGACACCGCCGATGCCCGGGCACCCGGACTGGAAGTCCGTCGCGCCCACGACATAG